Within the Streptomyces sp. YIM 121038 genome, the region TCCGTGGCCAGGTCGACCTGCTCGTCGGCGTAGAGGGCGCGCAGCTCGTCGTCCGACTTGAAGGTGCCGTCGTCGTTGGCGTTCTTCGACCACGGGATGTTGCGGGCGCTGGGCACGTGGCCGGGGCGCTGCGACTGCTCCTGGGGCAGGTGGGCCGGGGCGAGCAGCTTGCCGGAGAACTCGTCGGGCGAGCGCACGTCGACCAGGTTCTGCGAGCCGATCGCGGCGACGACGTCGTCGCGGAAGGCGCGGATCGAGGAGTCCTGGGGCTTGGCCTTGTACGACGTCTCGGCGCGCTGCGGCACCTGGGAGCCGTCGACCAGGTCGCGGGAGTCCAGCTCCCACTTCTTGCGGCCGCCGTCGAGGAGGCGCACGTCCTGGTGGCCGTAGAGCTTGAAGTACCAGAAGGCGTAGGACGCGAACCAGTTGTTGTTGCCGCCGTAGAGCACGACGGTGGAGTCGTTCGCGATGCCCTTGGCGGAGAGGAGCTTCTCGAAGCCCTCCTGGTCGATGAAGTCGCGGCGGACCGGGTCCTGGAGGTCCTTGGTCCAGTCGATCCGGATCGCGTTCTTGATGTGGTTCTTGTCGTACGCCGAGGTGTCCTCGTCCACCTCGACGAGGACGACCTTCGGGTCGTCGATGTGGGCCTCGACCCAGTCGGCGTCTACCAGGACGTCGCTGCGGCTCATGCGTTTCTCCTCCGGAGCAGGTGCGGCGAAGCTGAACGGTGAGGTGCGGGTACGCGAATGCGGGGAGGCACGGGCGCACCGCACGGGATGGCCCTGACGGCGGTCAACGGGCCGGGGGAATACGGGAGTCGGGCATCCCGCTCAGAGAGCGCGACAGAGCATGGCGGCGACGCGGCACAGGTCCACTGCCCGCCGCTTCGTGAGATCCGCCTGTCGGTGCATGGGTCCGATCGTAGGGACGCCGACACGGCCGTGTCACCGCAATGTCGGATGGTGAGACGATTTCGTCCAGCATGTGACCGGAGTGCTGCTTTCCGGCCGTCGGCGGGGGCGCGCCGCCCCGTTCCCGCGGGAGGGGTGCGGGTCCGCCATCTGAAGGGCGGACACCTTCGTCTCGTACTACGGACAGCGCCCGTGGCGAAACCGGCGCGCCGGAGGAATCCGGAGGACGCGGTTCAGGACACCAGGTTCACGTTCTCGCCCTTGACCGCCACGTCCACCCCGTCCGGTGCGGCCTGCACCGTGTCGAGCTGGATGCCGCCCGGCAGGTCCGAGACCTTCTCCTGGAAGTCGGTGACGTCGCGGACCAGGCCCTCGGGCAGCGGCACGCTGACGCCGAGCACGTTCAGCTTGTCCGGGATCTTGTCGGCGTGCACGCGGATGGTGTCGCCCTCGACGCTGACCGTGCTGAGCACGTCCACGGGCTCGGGCAGCTTCGTGCCGCCCTTGCTGACCTCGACCGAGACCTTGATCTTGCCGTCGCCGCCGTCGGAGAGGCCCACGACCTCGCCCTTCGCGCCGAGCGGCAGCTCGACCGGCTCGGCCTTCGCGGCCTTGAGGAGCTCGTCGTAGGAGATCCGGGCGACCCCCGCGGCCCGGTCGGCGGTGGCGGAGCTGTAGTCGCTGGAGAAGTCGACGCCGTGCATGGTGGCGCTGAGGTCGGCGACGCGGATGGTGTCGCCGTCGGACTTGGCGTCGTAGTCCTTCATCGTGATCTCGACGTCGTCGAGCTTGCCGCCGATGACCTGGGTCAGGAACGGGAAGCCCTTGATCGACACGTCCGGCGTGCTGCTGAGCCCCTCCTGCGCCTTGATCTTGTCGGCCGCCTCGCTCTCCGCGTACGAGACCGCGAAGCGGTCGGCCGCGACGAAGAGGCCGCCGAGGACCACGACGACGATCAGGAGTATGCGTATCGCGCGCTTGCTCATGCCTGGATTCCCGTTCCCCCGCCTCAGAGTCAGTTGCCGCGAGCCTAAAGGACAGGTCCCCGGCCCGAGTGGCGGGGCGGGGACCTGTCGAACAGCTGTGACGATCGCCTCGTATCCGTTCGAGACGGCCGGGCGAGGGCCGCGGATCAGCCGATGGCACGCCCCAGGAGGTACACCGCGGGCGCCGCGGCGGCCAGCGGCAGCGCGACCCCCGCGGTGAAGTGGACGAACCGCGACGGGTAGTCGTAGCTGGCCACCCGGTGCCCCACGAGCGCGCAGACACCGGCGGCGAGGCCGAGCAGCGCGCCCTTCGAACCGAAGTCCGTGGGCCCGCCCACCGCGATGCCCGCACCGGCCGCCGCGAGCAGCGCCACGACCACGGACGCCGGGGTGGGCAGCGGCAGCGCGCGGGCGAGCACGGCCGCAGCGACCGCGATGCCGCCGACGGTCGCCGCCTCGTGCACGGCGGCCAGGTGCCCGGCCGCGATGATCGTGAGCGCGCTGGAGGCGACGGTCGCCATCAGGCCGTACATCCGCTCGTCGGCACCGGCGTGGCTGCGCAGCTGGAGCACGAGGACGAGCAGCACCCAGACGCCGAGGGTGCCGAGGATCGCGGCCGGGGCGTTGCCCTCGCCGGTGGCGAGCAGCGCGGCGTCGGCGACGAGCCCGCCGAGGAACGCCAGCGCGATGCCCTGCCGGGCGGGCCACATGCCGTTCAGCCGGAACCATCCGGCGGCGGT harbors:
- a CDS encoding DUF2993 domain-containing protein, translated to MSKRAIRILLIVVVVLGGLFVAADRFAVSYAESEAADKIKAQEGLSSTPDVSIKGFPFLTQVIGGKLDDVEITMKDYDAKSDGDTIRVADLSATMHGVDFSSDYSSATADRAAGVARISYDELLKAAKAEPVELPLGAKGEVVGLSDGGDGKIKVSVEVSKGGTKLPEPVDVLSTVSVEGDTIRVHADKIPDKLNVLGVSVPLPEGLVRDVTDFQEKVSDLPGGIQLDTVQAAPDGVDVAVKGENVNLVS
- a CDS encoding sulfurtransferase; its protein translation is MSRSDVLVDADWVEAHIDDPKVVLVEVDEDTSAYDKNHIKNAIRIDWTKDLQDPVRRDFIDQEGFEKLLSAKGIANDSTVVLYGGNNNWFASYAFWYFKLYGHQDVRLLDGGRKKWELDSRDLVDGSQVPQRAETSYKAKPQDSSIRAFRDDVVAAIGSQNLVDVRSPDEFSGKLLAPAHLPQEQSQRPGHVPSARNIPWSKNANDDGTFKSDDELRALYADEQVDLATDTIAYCRIGERSALTWFVLHELLGVENVKNYDGSWTEYGSLVGVPIELGANK